CATGCGACCCAGGAGAATAAATGGAGCAACAAACCCAAGAGGGTCAAAAATGCTGTGGAGAGTAGACAAGACACCTCTTTTAGTAAATGGCTTCTCTTCAAAATTCACTTGAAATGCAAATGAATCCGTTTGCAAGCTCCATTGTAGTCCTAAACTTCTTTGAAGTGGAACATCATCCATGACACTTAAGTCCATATTTTCCAGATCTGATGCTCTCTCCTCTGGTGGGAATGCATTGACAACATCCTTGTTGTTGGAAGCGACCTTATGAAGGCGCAAATTTCCACCAGTCAATAGAGCAGCTTgtgtttttttcattatttcaacaGCTTTCTCGGGTGTTGTTGTCGAAAGCAGACCATCGTCCACATAAAAGTTCTTGTTAACGAAGTTCACTACCTCCTCACTTGTTGTAGGATTTACACTAACTGCCTTTCTCAGACCATATGTGGCAATTGCTGGAGATGGTGAATTTCCAAAAACATGTTTACACATTCTGTATTCCACAAGTTCTTTGTCTGGGTCATTATCACGATGCCATAAAAACCTCAAGTAATTCCTATCCTCTTCTGCCACAATAAATCCAAAAAACATCTGCTCAATGTCTGCAACTACACCAATCACATCTTTCCGGAAACGAAGTAGCACTCCTACAAGGCTATTCGTTAAGTCAGGTCCACAAAGCAAGACATCATTCAATGAGGTATTCTCAAACTTTGCTGATGAATCAAAGACAACCCTCAACTTTGACGGTTTCTTTGGGTGATACACCCCGAATATCGGCAAATACCAGCATTTTTCATTGGGCTGCAAGGATGGCGCCAATTTTGCATGCTTCTCTAATATTCCTTGCATGTAGATATGAAAGTGTTCTTGTTTGCAAGGATTCTTTGCCAGAGTTTTGTTCAAAATCCTAGCTCGTTTCAATGCCTTTACTCTGTTATCTGGTAACCTATCTCTTGGCGTTCTAAATGGCAGTGGAGAAACCCAGCTTCCTTCCTCATTCCGTTTACAGTGTGTTTCCATAATCTTTAAGAACTCTCTATCCTCTATTGATAAACCCGGTTTATCATCATCAGCTGTGCGTTCGAACAGTAAGGTACCATAATCATTTGGTTTGCTGGAGCCCAGTCCGTAACCTTCACTGTATGTAAAACTGCTTGTGCAAGGAGGCATAAAAGAGGTTCTTCCCGCCTTAACCATGTGTGTCTTCTTAACACAAATATCATCTGGAACATGAACTTTATCTAAACAAGCTTCTCCAATCAGGGCCCAGCCTAACGGAAGCTTCTGAGCATAGGGTGAGCTCTTTCCAACTCTTTGATCTATGACATGATGTGCTTCCACCAGATCACGTCCCAGCAGTAGTAATATAGGTGCATCATTCAAAGGCGGAATCTCGGACGCAATATCTGCTAGGTGAGGGTAGTGAAGCGCAATTTCTGGGGTTCCTATTTCATCTCGATTACAAGGTATGCTGTCGCATTCAGTGACAACAGGTAAGTTCAGTGTTTGTGTTGAATCCCATGATTCAATGACTAGTCCATGAGCCTGTCTACCGCATGTTGGTACAGTGCCGGAACATGAAGAAATTGTGTAACATTTTGGTTCAGAGTAAATTCTCAACATGTCAAAGAACTCACTGCGAGCAAGGGACCTGTTACTCTGATCGTCAACAAGTGCATATATCAAAATGGCATTCTCCTTTTCTCCTTGTCTGTACACTCGTACAAGCAACATTTTGGCACATGATTTACCAACAAATTGTTTCTCGCAAATTTGTAAACAACAGGCTGAAACTGATGAAACACTATTTGTTGTTATACTGTCTATGACACGTTGCTCCCCGCCATGCTCTTTGTATGGGTGATCAGATTTGACATCAGTGGGGTGAAGTGCACTACAGTGTTCAGTATTATCACAAATGTTACATCTTAAATTCACTTTACAGTCCTTAGCCATGTGTTTTGAATTACAGCACCGAAAACAAATTCCTTCTTCCTTTAACAATCGTTTACGGTCTGCTAGCTTCTTGGATCTAAACACACGGCAATCCTGTAGTGAATGAGGTGTCTTACTGTTCAAGTGAATCAAACAAACCTGAGAGAGTTCCTTGCCCTGCTTTGACACAAATTCAGTCTTGTTTGTTCTCACTGACACACGCTCTCTGTTACTGCTACCACTAAAGGGAATAGAAGTCACATGTACTTTACTCTTTGGCTTGGACTGGACATCATACTGGAATCCTGGGCCATTGCGTATACGACTCATTTCTTGGAGAAACTGAACTAAGAAAGTAAAGGGAGGATATgacacattgtttttctttttatagttTGAAGCTTGAGTTGTCCATTTGTCCTGCAAGTTGTAAGgaagtttgttaattatagGTATGATTCCTGATGAAGAGTCAAAGTAGGAGAGAAGAGTTGAATATTTTGGGTTCTCTTTGGCTGCCTCAATCTCAGCTAGTATGTCTGCTAATTCATACATTCGTTTGTTTTCCTTTATTGTTAGTCGAGGAAATTGTTCCAGTTTGGTTTTCAAGGCTAATTCCACAAGCTCGGGTGAACCATATCGTTCTTCTAATCTCTCCCATATACGTTTCAAGGCTCTATCTGGGTATGCAGCATTTGCGGCTCTTATACTTAAAGCAAACTTAGTAGATTCCGGTCCAAGGTACTTTGCTAGTAAATCGACTTCTTCAAATGGCGTTACTCCAAGTTCTTCTGCAATACTTTTGAAACTTGTTTTCCATGTAACAAAAACTTCAGGCCGATCAGTAAATTTAGTGAACCTGGAAAATAGTAATTCCTTCTTCAATAGGAACTTGGTGAGGTCCCTAACAACATTGTCACCACCAGTCTGTTTCACTTCAAAGGGAGCTGCATTTGGGTTCAATGAGCTTTTATGTGTATCTTGATATACTGGAAGTGGTCTAATGTCTCTTATTTCTGGTCTTTTGACACTGGTTTCCTCATCTTCAGGACAGCTTTCATATACATACTTTGCCGTCAGTTGACTCCTGTCGACTGGTTTTTGCAGCAGTGATGGCTCTGGGGAGACATGCCTACTTCCCATTTCTGTTTCCTCAAGTGCTCTTACTTCTGCTACGGCAATTGCAAACTTTCGCTCTTGTTCTAGCAGTAGCATTTCTGCATCTAGCTCTTCTTTCTGTCGAGTCTGTTCTGCCTTATGTTTTGCTTCCTTTTCCTCCAAGGATGCCTTCTGTTTTCTCAACATCAGCTCTCTTGCTTCGTATTGTAGACGGGCTCGTTGCGCTTCAACTTCCATCTTCTTTTTCGCTAGGAAACTCCCATTTGTAGAAGGCTCTCCAACCTCTGATCTAGTGAGTAGACCTGAACGACTTGAACCTCTCTGTGATAGTCGTTCAGTTGCTTCAATTCTTGCCTCTCTGATACTTCTGCTTAACTCCTTCATAATGTCTCTACATTTGATTTGTAGAACTTCTTGTACTCTTAATTCTGAAATACTGTCCTCTGTGTTTGTCCTATCAAGGAAAGCTAAGAAGTCCTCAGATTCATGTgcatgttttgttttcaattcttgAAACTCTTTATCCAATGTTCTCAGAGATTTAAAATCTAATTGTGTTTTATATTCATCAAGTTTCACAGCCATATCTTTAATATCAGACCAAATTGTATCACATTTATTGAGATATTTCTTaattgtttcttcatataacactTGACCCTTTTCTGTCTTTCTCTTTACTCTACCCCTACTTTCAAGTTCATCATGTTCATCTCGTTCAACACTGACTTCTTTTTCTGCATCAGCCATTTTGTTTCAATGTTGCACACactatatatacactgtacacatGATATTCAAGATATTtgttgatatatatgtatataatacaaTCTTAATAAGCAAATATATACACCAAAAATCTGTTTCAAAATGCTGCGTACAATAGCAAAAAATAGGTGTGCCATATGACAGTGAACACAAATACGACAATCTCTAAATACACGTGAAGATAAATACCAAGTGTTACTGTTACTCGTAGAAGAAAAACTCAAACCATGCAAGCACACTAAACGGCAAATGCCTAGACAATGAATATCAACCCTTATTAAGAAAATATAGATGATAACTGATAATTTCACTGTTCAATGTTCAACAGTTCATGTGTAATAACACTATCACTATAAGTTCATACGCTATATATGTGCATGTACAAATTAACACTCAAATGCACCGGTAAATTCAGGCACTGCAAGTCAACATTTACATACAAACACTAGTCAATAGTTCATGTTATTACACCACGGAATGTATCGCGGAATGCACAACGGAATGTTCTACGGACAGTGTCCAACACTATAGACGGAAAGGACTGCACACCCCCAGGTAGGCAGGTAGGTATGGTCTGCATGCCATCGTCCAAAGGTGTATTAAGGGTAGGCCCAGCCTCAGCGAGAAGGATCCAATCCAACGAGCGATTTATTTACTATGCTGTCTCAGTCCCAGACTGGTGTTGCAGCCAGTAACAAATAACCTCGAAACCATTGTAGTTCATCATAAACTTTTAATAGTAATGGCTTCACAAAAGGTAAATAactgaaaaatgaataaacaaacaataagTTCCCACTTAACCCGAATTTTCTCTGATAATTTACGATACCCGGCAAATTCCCAACAACacacatttaaaacaaatctaaatattttcattgtataaCAATAGAGTCAAACAAACACTTACATCGCTGTGGCACCTCACTGGTGTTCAAAACAATCAAAAAACACAGCCCTCACTCGCACATGCCATGGCCATGCTGAGTTGCAGAGTTCCTGACGTAATAAACAAAACCGTCCGGGTTGGAATACGGATTTCCGAAAAAGCACACTTACAAAATAggcatattaatttattttactaaataattctaatttacttatcagttttactatctcaggtacacacaaattgaaaagaaattcccgccgggctccagttataaactcacgcttcgtactgtgtatatgttatgtaacgtatgttatgtaacagtcttttgttcactcctgacagaaaaaaatccacacagaatatacaggaaaatcacagaggaggtcacctggacaaagaatgtatacacatgtatacacgtgcccgagtaccctaagattaatgatttcatcatatgcattaaacaagatcagacatcagtttttcttttcaaattcaattaattacttagtaagGTTCTTAATAGGGGCTGTTAGCTCGCAAACGAGAGCGCGCGAGATTTGAATACTTCCGGTGACAAACAAACATGGTGATCTGCTTTGCGTTCGCATGCAATCATAGAAGTGGCGCAAATAGTTGCAAGTTCTATCGTTTTCCGACTGACACAAAGAACAGGACGTCATGGGGAAAATATGCAGGTCAGTATTAATACATCTAAATGTATTCAGcatgttttgaatgaaatatataagcGATCTTGACCGGATTTCAGGACATGACATCTAATCATACAACTTATTTCATTGATAAGCAAGGCGATACCTGAGGACGAATAGTGAGACTTTATTTTTAATGCGTTATACATCAATTTATAGATTTGCGTTAGTCTGTTGATATATTCACGaaccacatgtacatgtacatcttattTGTGTGGACCATTACGTACCAATCTGATTAATATCAAACCTTCCAATACGACCATCAAAATAAAGGAGCTAGTGAAGGTCTGATTTTAAATAGACTGGACCATTACAAGTGCATGTGTTATCACCTGCGAAGTTCAATAAGCATAGTGATACTGtcgatgaaaaattaaaattaatttagtaAATTATAATACTGCTATATTTTTATGCCTAATATAGTACAAGTAtaattgttaatacatgtactcgtAACAGTCTAAGTAGTCATTATTCAGCTGTTATAAAGAGAATTCATGTTGTAAATTGCGGAGCCCATAGTctattatcatgattaaaatcaattaaacacTTAATATACTGATACACATCATCATGTACATATTCTACTAGTAATActgatgtacatataaattttgtCCGTcaaattcaatacatgtatattgaattgcACCTCTATTTCGTGTATACAATGAGAGATAACAGTTGCGGTATATGCTGTTGCTTTGAAACTATACAGACAACTGACTTTTCTTTATTTAGAAGAGCTGATCGACAACCAGAAAATCAAAATGACAGGATTTGTTCCTGCCATTTCAAAGAGGGGAAAAAGGAAAGAGATCCTGTCTACTTTGCATGGAACGACAAAAAGTACATGGATTTACCTGATCCAGAAAAATCGGATAGGTGAGAGAAATTTTTTCATGGAAGTATTTACTAAATTTGGCTAATTCTAATATTTCCTATAATTAATTTGTCAAATATTGAATGCTAGATGTGGTTgatattacaaaataaacattatgtaCAAAGTTATGCtatttagatacaattaattaatattaatatattaatatattaattaaaaatgctTCCAGGAAAAGGAGGAAGACGTGTCAGTCCCAGTCCTGTGAAGCTAAAACAATAACCCAGCGTCCATCCTGTGAGAAAGAGCAGATACAAGATGCTGTTGATTGTGAAGATGTAGAACATGTAACTTCCTCAAtcattttgcaaaattttttaatcatcttttttaaaatggtgttttatataaaaaatatgtagataCAATACCCATACTTATagtgaaatgaaaatatatttatcttaaGGTTGATGTAGATCACAGCTACACAGTATCTTGCTCAAGAAACTGTTCAATAGAAATGCAACAACTCTCTTCAGAGATTAAAAAGTTGGAAGAAGAGTTAGTTGCTCTAAAGATCAACAGcaataaaagaaaacccatGACTGTAGCGGAAATTAGGGACAGCGAAGAaaaggttaatatatattattgttgatgaggtaaaatgaaatttacatacaataaacaaaaattatcaaaggtTCTTtcttgtgaaatttatgacttATTTTGCAGATGCTGCTTTACACATCAATACAATATGATGTCTTTGAAGTGCTTGTGGGACTGCTTGGTCGCTTTGAATTAAATTACTTTAATGGTTGGTCACCATCACTAAATATTGAAAATCAGCTTCTGATTGTTTTGATGAAGCTGAAGCTCAACCTAAGAGACATAGACTTGGATCACAGGTATAATAACTTAcattaatttaatgaatttttgaatgtgaaataaataataaattatattcagTATATATTAgttcacctgagccaaaggctcaagtgagcttttctgatcaaaatttgtctgttgtctgtcaTTGACTATTGAGATCCCCGCCCTCAAACCATATATGTTTTTGTATCAAgatctaaattttattttcctattGATGAATGTTCATTCATGGATATTGGAAGATGACAAAGGTTTACTTCTGTCCATACCCTTCAATATATACACATTGTTAATCCCAAACCTCTGATCATCTCTATGAAGCAGagtgctcaggtgagcaatgtgaccCTTGGACCTTTTGTACTTATTTTCTTGGATGgtaatattttgataacaatatacattttatctCTCAATTCGCAGGTTTTGTGTAAGCAGATCTACAATTTCCAACATTTTTAACACATTGGTTCATGCCCTCCATGAAATGTTGTATGTGGGTGTTGTTGACACATGTTTCCCCAGTCAGCTTAAATGCAAAGGTTTGTATGATGATTTACATTCACATGAATAGAAAATCCTATTATGAAGCAAATATTGATGCATTATACTCTTTATCTATATTGCAAACATTGATTTGCTATCTAATCATGCAGACTGCTTtaacataatatacatgtaataattatagGATGTTGCTATATTGTAGACTTAAATTATTTCCCTATAATTCAGAAAATATTTAGCCAACTTTACATCTTACTTAAAGTACTGTTGAATTAATTgattttcccccattttcaTTTAGGCTCTATGCCTAAGTCATTTGCAGAGTTTTCCTCTGCAAGGGCTTCCATGGATGCCATTGAGACAACCCAAGATTTTCCTGGACACCTGGATACACAGGTCATGGCATACAGTTCATATAAGAGCCGTCACACTGTTAAAGCAGTGACTTGTGTCGCCCCAAATGGTGCCATCTGTTCTCCTTTATATCCAGGATCAACATCAGATGTTGCGACTTAGCGTCACAGCAAAGTTCTTGAGAAATTCAAACCCGGAGACCTGATTTTAGCTGACAAGGGATTCACAATCCATGATCAATTACCCTAAGGTGTGTGCTTGAACATTCCAGCATTTTTATCCTCAAGAGGGCAGTTTACCAAGAAAGAAGCAGAACTGTGTTACAAAATAGCCAGAGCAAGAATTCACGTGGAACGGGCTAATGAGAGGATAAAGAACTTTGAAATACTTCGCCACATACCAGCAACCTACAGGCCATTATCAACCAAGATATTTCAACTTTGTTCCTCGATCCTTGGTCAACTTGCAATTAcctctttttaaagaaatttcatagAGCATTTACAATTATGAatccatttgattttttattttttctgaaacaAATTATTCATGCAACATTGTTCACTTTTAAAGTAGAATGGGATGCATGTTAACATTTTATGCTATTATGAGACTTAATTAGCATTGCTGTTGATCTATGTTTTGTATatgaaatcaaatgataaaTAAGTGGACTGCActgatttcttttgttttataagatGTGTTATTTCAATACatcttgttaatttttaattagttcTGGAATGAAagtgttaaaataaaattctattaaTTGTGCTATGTTCTTTGTCCACTCAGAGTCCTTGGTGATCAGGATAATTTTGCAGTCTTTAGTAGTCCAAACAATCAAATCACAGCAGTTCTTATTGCACAAATGGAGCTGGCCTTGTATCTGGTGAAAGTAAGGATGGAGGTACAAAAAGCCCTCTCTGTATTCTAAATTCAACAATGAGTTTGCAacaaacatatattcaaatatggTTTACAGCTTTATATCAATAACTGGAACAGCAGGGGAAATGTAGTTAATAGAGGttcatatacaaatattttgaaagagtaACAGAACACAGAACTCTATAGTTTGAGTGCTTTCATGAATTTAGATTGATATACatcagtatatacatgtacttaccaaGGTAAAAATCCTTTAGACTGTGCACTGCCTCATATATTGTTAAATGTGCTGCAGAGTAAGGACGTTTCACTTCAACTATATCAGGAACAGCATCTCGAGCCTCTTGTGTCTGGAAATTCACATCACATGTTGGTGGGTGCAGGACTAAACCATCTGGAGATGCACCTAAATCGCCAGACTCGTGCAGCCAAATCCctgaatcaaaataaatttcaaatttgcaattttattgaaACGggtatattaaagaaaatgttgttatatttcgtattcatttaatatttataaagtcgataaatcgatataaagtaaattaagtttttacctcaaacaaaaaaaatatatactcatttcttgaaaattatATGAGAATGGACAATTCTCATGAGAAATTTGGGTAAAAGTTCCTTTCAAAATGGAGTCATGGTCAATTTAAGAACAATGCCGTCTGTTCGGAAATGATCAAGATTAAAGAACAAAAATTACAAGTTTGTTGCACTGAAGCACTAAATTCATGTTCATATTTCTTCAGTGCATGTTCCTCATGTGTAATTCCCCAAGCAACTGCTTTGATGGATTCTAAGATGTATGAGGACATGAGACGTTTCTTGAGAGAAATGGTAATTCTGCAGTTAAAAACATCCATTACTAGCCATTTATAAGCAGTACACAGTTATTATTGAAACCTGTACATAATTAGTTTTAGAACTATCAAATGCTATTCATGATGCACAAATTCATGAATCATGCTGGAtaagtatataataataatagtttacTGTCTTCTCTTTGTACTGAGCACTGCTCCAAAATTGGATGCTGTTATCCTGTTTTTTCTGATGATTGACCACATTGGATTGTTTCTTTGACCCTTGGTTGCCAGTGCAGTATTTGTTATGACTTCTTCAGACAAAATCAGAGCTCGTCTTAACCATACCATGGGCATATCAGAATGAACAAATTCTGCACTGGTCAAGAGATCTTCTATGAAGGGAGCAGGGGGGCCTGGCTCACATGGTTCTGGCTGAAGAATCCATTCCATAGCTGTATATATACAAACATGTTATTGTTTTTCTAGTACATATATTGATTGAACTTACCCATACAACAGTGCTGCTGCAACGTGATGACAGACAAACTTCCCTAAAGGACACTCACAATTTGTCGAAGATACGGCATAGCCATCGCCTAGAGCTGCATACAAATATGTCCAAAACGGGTTGTAATATAAAATTTGCAATTGTAATATCCCCATCAAACCCGAATATCCTCCAGTGTGACAAAATTTAATGGAAATAAAATTGAACTTTTAAGTTTGGAACGTTTTAGGAAGCAATACACAAATTACACTACGTACGTTACATTAATAATTACGCACATTAGGCTATCATAcattaaaatcacaaaattaaagGTAGACATGTATTTCCTTACTGTTACTTTGTATGACTTGTTCTTCATCGACGCCTGAACCACTGCATTAACTATATTCGTCTCGCTGTCGAAGAGAAACTTCAAAACATGATTGCTATATACAGCATTCTCTGATTTTCGCATAAGCTTCGGTTTGTCTGTAGTATAATTAGCCCAGTACTGTATCGATATCGCCATTTCTGCATTTGtttgtcaccggaagcacttcaccGGAAATTACTAAAAACGAGACTTACAGCCCCTATCGCCTCGTTTGCCACATTTGAAGatggttacatgtatacatatagtttcagtcacgctgAAACCTTACTACACATTTTAGTGTGtacggattcattatcattaggctagaattaaacttaaacctgttgaaaataaatgatatcactattaaactcaaatcaattttagtaatagtttcagCAATGCTTAAACCAttttaacttaaagtttcagcatactgaaacttagcggaaatgttctgaaactgattgatatttccataataatttacacaacttttcacatgattcaaatttagtttctgcattgcggaaaccatcaggaatcttaacttaaagttttagcaaactgaaacctagcggaaatgttctgaaactgattgatatttccataataatttacacaactattcacacgattcaaatttagtttccgcattgcggaaaccatcaggaatcttagactaaagtttctgctgactgaaacctaacggatacttgctgaattgatataatggtttccgcattgcggaaactatacatgaaacttcaacttcaagtttcagcaaggtttccatatagtttcagttttgctgaaacttgagtTTTCATCCAGTGCCGAGGAGAAGGTAGATGATTGAAAAGCAATTGGGATCTCTGCAGATTTCATTGGAGCTGTAGTTGAGACTTCACATTCATTGCCATTGGGAGGTTTACTTACGGCGTAGTTGGCTGAAATTGGGTCGCTTGTTTCGTTTTGAGGAACTACCTATTTGATAAAGCTTTACTCATTGAAGCCTTTTGGTAAGTAGAACAATCTCTTCTATAACTTCTCACAGAAGATTCATTTTTAGGGCCACTCATATGCATAATGTGTCGAACATC
The window above is part of the Magallana gigas chromosome 10, xbMagGiga1.1, whole genome shotgun sequence genome. Proteins encoded here:
- the LOC105326988 gene encoding uncharacterized protein, producing MYIELHLYFVYTMRDNSCGICCCFETIQTTDFSLFRRADRQPENQNDRICSCHFKEGKKERDPVYFAWNDKKYMDLPDPEKSDRKRRKTCQSQSCEAKTITQRPSCEKEQIQDAVDCEDVEHVDVDHSYTVSCSRNCSIEMQQLSSEIKKLEEELVALKINSNKRKPMTVAEIRDSEEKMLLYTSIQYDVFEVLVGLLGRFELNYFNGWSPSLNIENQLLIVLMKLKLNLRDIDLDHRFCVSRSTISNIFNTLVHALHEMLYVGVVDTCFPSQLKCKGSMPKSFAEFSSARASMDAIETTQDFPGHLDTQVMAYSSYKSRHTVKAVTCVAPNGAICSPLYPGSTSDVAT